In Pseudomonas abieticivorans, the genomic window TTCCAGGTCATCGGCGCGCAGTGCGTTGGCCCGTTCGCGCAACTCGTTGAGCGGCGCCACCAGGTGACGGTAAAGCAGGGCGCCCAGCATGATCGCCAGCAACGCCGGTACCACGCCATGGGTCAGCACGTGGGTCCAGGGCGTGAGCCCTGCGGGCAGCAGGCGCTCGGGCAGTTGCAGCACCACCCGGCCGTTTGCCGGGTGGCGGGGAAAGTCGATGCTGACGTACGGCAGCTCATCCTGCAGGCGCCGGCTCATGGGCCAGTCGAGCTTGCGCATGAAGGTCAAGTGGCTCGATTGCTCGGCGGTTAGCGGTTGGCTGCTCAAGCTTTCCAGGTGCGGGCCGATCACCGCCACCCAGGTGTTCTCCTTGTGCCGCGTCGCAGCCTGCCAACGGTCGACGGCAGGCGTGCCGCCCTGTTCCCAGACCTGTTCGGCCTGGGCGGCGTAGTCAGCCAGCAGCACACGGTCGGGTATATCGAGGAAATAGGTGCTGCGCTCCACCTCCAGCCCCCAGAACCAGATCAGCCAGGTCAGTAGCAGGCAGAAGCCGGCCTGTAAAAACGCCAGCTTCCACAGCAAGGAATGGCGGCGGGGCATCAGCCGGCCCGTACCAGTACGTAGCCCTGGTTGCGCACGGCCTGGATCTGCAGGTCGCGCACCTCGATAGCTGCCAGCTTGCGTCGCAGGTTGCACACGTGCACGTCCAGCCCGCGGTCCAGGCGGGTGTAGCCACGGTGCAGCACCTGCTGGTACAGAAAGGCTTTGCTCAATGCTTCGCCTGCGTGTTGCTGCAGGGTGACCAGCAGGCGGTATTCCGACGAAGTCAGCCCGGCGTTGCGCCCGGCCAAGGCAACGTCCTGCAGGTCTGCATTCAGTTGCAGTGCCTGGCTGTCGACGGGCAGTGCTGCGGGCGCCCGGCGGTCCATGGCCACCCGGCGCAGCAGCGCGTCGACCCGAGCGTTAAGCTCGGCCAGGCTGAATGGCTTGGGTAGATAGTCGTCGGCGCCTTGGGTAAAGCCGGCAATGCGGTCCTGCTCGGCGCCCAGGGCCGACATCAATATCACCGGTATGCCCTGCTCGCGGCGCAGGTGGGCGAGCACGCCCAGGCCATCGAGCCCCGGCAGCATGATGTCCAGCAGGATCAGGTCGAAGGTTTGCCGTTCGGCCAGTTGCAGGCCGGTGTCGCCCCTGTCGCAGCAGGTCA contains:
- a CDS encoding response regulator transcription factor encodes the protein MNSSHQYPIQLLLIEDDIELREHLRTHFVGRGFTVTCCDRGDTGLQLAERQTFDLILLDIMLPGLDGLGVLAHLRREQGIPVILMSALGAEQDRIAGFTQGADDYLPKPFSLAELNARVDALLRRVAMDRRAPAALPVDSQALQLNADLQDVALAGRNAGLTSSEYRLLVTLQQHAGEALSKAFLYQQVLHRGYTRLDRGLDVHVCNLRRKLAAIEVRDLQIQAVRNQGYVLVRAG